The proteins below come from a single Gordonia sp. X0973 genomic window:
- a CDS encoding acetate--CoA ligase family protein, with product MGATRKRGRSMLLDYTDLASRLAQAGVPVAAERLVDDPAAAVAAAVEIDGPVVMKLISRSIVHKADVGAVILDIADEDDAVAAARRLADVAQGQGLPDEAWHILVQQMVDTKRPEVFVGLKRDETFGPIVIVSAGGSLVELLPERAIAACPLTVDEAHELLLGTTLGTALGEFRGQPDVTREVAEVIAAASTLPEREPGLVEADLNPLVVTASGPLVVDARMAVEPVETRVAGAADDVVDLRPLLEPRSILLVGASATALQPGNRVLQYLRQHGYAGEVTVVHPTATQIEGYPAVPSISDIPAGTVELACVAVPAQACADVLEQCGLIGVPAAVVMSSGFSEVGDNEAEAELAAVARKHHIALCGPNTVGVMSPGSNVHVCFSQAQSMATIPHGRVALIAQSGALGGSLSSQAWERGIGISHFISVGNQASLSIADYIDYLADHETTDTIAVVLEGAGDGRKLLDAIAKAKRMGKTVLVLKVGRTDVGARAVQSHTGSIAGDYAVYEALLRRVGAVPVDTITELLDALAVSDSGGGLPAGARIGIVSTSGGACSMLADISTQVGFEVPVFGKELQGRIGDVLPSYAAIANPVDVTGRVTADPSIYGQTLEHILASDEADAVAVLVTTVADPMAEDLAAQITKALATTAKPVLVSWTIAAELAPKGLGLLRDAGIPVFDDPARMIRAARLAGG from the coding sequence ATGGGTGCGACGCGGAAGCGAGGACGATCGATGCTGCTCGACTACACCGACTTGGCGAGCCGATTGGCGCAAGCCGGAGTGCCGGTGGCGGCCGAGCGACTGGTCGACGATCCGGCGGCCGCCGTCGCCGCCGCCGTCGAGATCGACGGCCCGGTCGTGATGAAGCTGATCAGCCGCAGCATCGTCCACAAGGCCGACGTGGGTGCCGTCATCCTCGACATCGCCGACGAGGACGACGCCGTCGCGGCGGCGCGGCGACTGGCCGACGTCGCGCAGGGGCAGGGCCTACCCGACGAGGCGTGGCACATCCTGGTGCAGCAGATGGTCGACACCAAGCGGCCGGAGGTCTTCGTCGGCCTCAAACGCGACGAGACCTTCGGGCCCATCGTCATCGTGAGCGCCGGGGGCAGCCTCGTCGAACTGCTGCCGGAGCGGGCCATCGCGGCCTGCCCGCTGACCGTCGACGAGGCCCACGAGCTGCTGCTCGGCACCACGCTGGGTACGGCATTGGGCGAGTTCCGCGGCCAGCCCGACGTGACGCGCGAGGTGGCCGAGGTGATCGCCGCGGCGTCGACCCTGCCCGAGCGCGAACCCGGCCTCGTCGAAGCCGACCTCAACCCGCTGGTCGTCACCGCGTCCGGCCCGCTGGTCGTCGACGCGCGGATGGCCGTCGAACCGGTCGAGACGCGGGTCGCCGGGGCGGCCGACGACGTCGTCGACCTGCGCCCCCTGTTGGAACCGCGCTCGATCCTGCTGGTCGGCGCGAGCGCCACCGCCCTGCAACCGGGAAACCGGGTGCTGCAGTACCTGCGCCAGCACGGCTACGCGGGGGAGGTCACCGTCGTCCACCCCACCGCGACCCAGATCGAGGGCTACCCGGCGGTCCCGTCGATCTCCGACATCCCGGCCGGGACCGTCGAGCTCGCGTGCGTCGCCGTCCCCGCGCAGGCGTGTGCCGACGTCCTCGAACAGTGCGGCCTGATCGGCGTGCCGGCCGCGGTCGTGATGAGTTCGGGCTTCTCCGAGGTCGGCGACAACGAGGCCGAGGCCGAGCTGGCCGCCGTCGCGCGCAAGCATCACATCGCGCTCTGCGGCCCGAACACCGTCGGCGTGATGAGTCCCGGCAGCAACGTGCACGTCTGCTTCTCCCAGGCGCAGAGCATGGCGACCATCCCGCACGGCCGCGTCGCACTGATCGCGCAGAGCGGTGCCCTGGGCGGCAGCCTCTCGTCGCAGGCGTGGGAGCGCGGCATCGGGATCAGCCACTTCATCAGCGTCGGGAACCAGGCGAGTCTGTCCATCGCCGACTACATCGACTACCTGGCCGACCACGAGACCACCGACACCATCGCCGTCGTCCTCGAAGGCGCCGGGGACGGACGCAAGCTCCTCGACGCGATCGCCAAGGCCAAGCGGATGGGCAAGACGGTTCTCGTCCTCAAGGTGGGGCGCACCGACGTCGGAGCGCGCGCGGTGCAGTCGCACACCGGCAGCATCGCCGGCGACTACGCGGTCTACGAGGCCCTGTTGCGCCGGGTGGGTGCCGTACCTGTCGACACCATCACCGAACTGCTCGACGCGCTGGCGGTCAGCGACTCCGGCGGCGGATTGCCCGCCGGAGCGCGCATCGGCATCGTCTCGACGTCGGGCGGGGCCTGCTCGATGCTGGCCGACATCTCCACCCAGGTCGGGTTCGAGGTCCCCGTCTTCGGCAAGGAGTTGCAGGGCAGGATCGGCGACGTCCTGCCCAGCTATGCGGCCATTGCCAACCCCGTCGACGTCACCGGCCGCGTCACCGCGGACCCGAGTATCTACGGCCAGACGCTGGAGCACATCCTGGCCTCCGACGAGGCCGATGCCGTCGCCGTGCTGGTGACCACCGTCGCCGATCCGATGGCCGAAGACCTGGCGGCCCAGATCACCAAGGCGCTCGCTACCACCGCCAAACCGGTGCTGGTGTCGTGGACGATCGCCGCCGAACTCGCCCCCAAGGGGCTCGGCCTGCTGCGCGACGCCGGTATCCCCGTCTTCGACGACCCGGCCCGCATGATCCGTGCCGCGCGCCTCGCCGGCGGATAG
- a CDS encoding aldehyde dehydrogenase — protein sequence MTYATSGPGCYIDGAWVDGTGPEMTSTNPSTEEALYAATSAGTEQVEAALAAAHREFHGGAWRALTGAERAQLLRKLADLMERDADELMGLIAREVGTAISTAQQQVLSPIAFTRWFADAAERGPADGLEQQLPLHYVPVTTSSMLLREPIGVVAAIAAYNYPIMLIVWKVCAALAAGCTSVLVPSPKGIACTVAIVRLMDEAGFPPGAVNLVFGGPEVTEQVVGSRAIDMATFTGSAAVGTIIQQLAAPNLTKVVLELGGKSPNLILPGTDIDSTIAGSALRFCANAGQACGATTRTLVPRTDFDEFVKKSAEYMDGLVVGDASDPKTFVGPLISEEHLQRVEGYVQRAVDAGATIAVGGKRAEGLSHGHFYAPTLVTGVDNSSEIAQEELFAPVAVVLPYDEVDEAVELANDSRYALNANIWGTTVDAIDVARRLRSGTVTINGGGGRRLDAPWGGPGHSGIGRECGEEGYREFFEVKHVQWPIR from the coding sequence ATGACATATGCGACGTCCGGTCCGGGCTGCTACATCGACGGTGCGTGGGTGGACGGTACTGGCCCGGAGATGACTTCGACCAACCCGTCCACCGAGGAGGCGCTGTACGCGGCGACCTCCGCAGGCACCGAACAGGTCGAGGCGGCGTTGGCCGCCGCGCATCGCGAATTCCACGGCGGAGCGTGGCGCGCGCTGACCGGCGCGGAGCGCGCCCAGCTGTTGCGCAAGCTCGCCGACCTCATGGAGCGCGACGCCGACGAACTCATGGGGCTGATCGCCCGCGAGGTGGGCACCGCCATCAGCACCGCGCAGCAGCAGGTGCTCAGCCCGATCGCGTTCACCCGCTGGTTCGCCGATGCGGCGGAGCGCGGACCCGCCGACGGGTTGGAGCAGCAACTGCCGTTGCACTACGTGCCGGTGACGACGAGCAGCATGTTGCTGCGCGAACCGATCGGCGTCGTCGCCGCGATCGCCGCCTACAACTATCCGATCATGCTGATCGTGTGGAAGGTGTGTGCCGCCTTGGCCGCCGGTTGCACGTCGGTGCTGGTGCCGTCGCCCAAGGGGATCGCCTGCACGGTCGCGATCGTGCGTCTCATGGACGAGGCCGGCTTCCCGCCCGGCGCGGTCAACCTGGTGTTCGGCGGGCCGGAGGTCACCGAACAGGTCGTCGGTTCTCGCGCGATCGACATGGCCACCTTCACCGGCTCGGCCGCCGTCGGCACGATCATCCAGCAGCTCGCCGCCCCCAACCTCACCAAGGTCGTGCTGGAACTCGGCGGCAAGTCGCCGAACCTCATCCTTCCCGGCACCGACATCGACTCGACGATCGCCGGTTCGGCGCTGCGCTTCTGCGCCAACGCCGGTCAGGCATGTGGCGCGACGACCCGCACCCTGGTGCCGCGCACCGACTTCGACGAATTCGTGAAGAAGTCGGCGGAGTATATGGACGGGCTCGTCGTCGGGGATGCGAGCGACCCGAAGACCTTCGTCGGTCCGCTGATCAGCGAGGAGCATCTGCAGCGCGTCGAAGGCTATGTGCAACGGGCGGTCGACGCCGGTGCGACCATCGCGGTCGGCGGCAAGCGCGCCGAAGGTCTGTCGCACGGGCACTTCTACGCGCCGACGCTGGTCACCGGCGTCGACAATTCTTCGGAGATCGCGCAGGAGGAGCTGTTCGCCCCGGTGGCCGTCGTGCTGCCCTACGACGAGGTCGACGAGGCGGTCGAGCTGGCCAACGACTCCAGGTATGCGCTCAACGCCAACATCTGGGGGACGACGGTCGACGCGATCGACGTGGCGCGCCGTCTGCGCTCGGGCACGGTGACCATCAACGGAGGCGGTGGCCGTCGTCTCGACGCTCCCTGGGGTGGTCCGGGACATTCCGGTATCGGCCGCGAATGCGGCGAAGAAGGCTATCGAGAGTTCTTCGAGGTCAAGCACGTCCAGTGGCCCATACGGTAG
- a CDS encoding aldehyde dehydrogenase, with amino-acid sequence MTGIDYSKVFIDGKWVDSSSPATVEVINPYDETVVATIPAGTTDDMDRAVAAARTAFDEGPWSRLPLAERMDALRRLREILAGQQEELAQVVTKQMGCTITQARTIQIPGPLALIDTFLDLATTFEWSEVRAGGGAHSLVTREPVGVVAAVVPWNSPITVAVIKMAPALLAGATMVLKPSPEAPLDLYYLADAVREAGIPDGVVNLVTADRAESEYLISHSGVDKVAFTGSTAAGARIASICGNDLRRCSLELGGKSAAVILDDADLDTVMESVRRFSLRYNGQACNNKTRILASAKRKDEVVDRLVGLLASMPVGDPMDPDTQIGPVVSARQRDRIEGYIDGAKRDGATLVVGGGRPADQPTGWFVEPTLFADVAPDSTLAQEEVFGPVLGVITYADEEEAVAIANNSTYGLSGSVFSADAQHALDVGKRIRTGTIEVNGATAGFYAPIGGFKNSGIGREGGIEGFDEYVEAKSFGLPADLAATLTA; translated from the coding sequence GTGACCGGGATTGACTACTCGAAGGTGTTCATCGATGGGAAGTGGGTCGACTCGTCGTCCCCCGCCACCGTGGAAGTGATCAACCCCTACGACGAGACGGTCGTCGCGACCATCCCGGCCGGGACCACCGACGATATGGACCGGGCGGTCGCCGCGGCCCGGACCGCCTTCGACGAGGGGCCGTGGTCCAGGCTGCCCCTCGCGGAGCGCATGGACGCGCTGCGCCGTCTGCGCGAGATCCTCGCCGGACAGCAGGAGGAGTTGGCGCAGGTCGTCACGAAGCAGATGGGCTGCACCATCACCCAGGCCCGCACCATCCAGATCCCCGGGCCGCTCGCCCTGATCGACACCTTCCTCGACCTGGCGACCACGTTCGAGTGGAGCGAGGTGCGCGCGGGCGGGGGAGCGCATTCGCTGGTCACCCGGGAACCGGTAGGCGTCGTCGCCGCGGTCGTCCCGTGGAATTCGCCGATCACCGTCGCGGTCATCAAGATGGCGCCGGCCCTGCTCGCCGGCGCGACGATGGTCCTCAAGCCCTCACCGGAGGCGCCGCTGGACCTCTACTACCTGGCCGACGCGGTGCGCGAGGCCGGCATCCCCGACGGCGTGGTGAACCTCGTGACCGCCGACCGGGCGGAGAGCGAATACCTGATCAGCCATTCCGGCGTCGACAAGGTGGCGTTCACCGGCTCGACGGCCGCGGGGGCGCGCATCGCGTCGATCTGCGGCAACGACCTGCGGCGCTGCAGCCTGGAACTCGGCGGGAAGTCGGCGGCCGTCATCCTCGACGACGCCGATCTCGACACCGTCATGGAATCGGTGCGGCGCTTCTCGCTGCGCTACAACGGGCAGGCCTGCAACAACAAGACCCGCATCCTCGCGTCGGCGAAGCGCAAAGACGAGGTCGTCGACCGGCTCGTCGGCCTGCTGGCGAGCATGCCCGTCGGCGATCCGATGGACCCGGACACCCAGATCGGACCGGTCGTCAGCGCCCGGCAGCGCGACCGCATCGAGGGATATATCGACGGGGCCAAACGCGACGGCGCGACCCTCGTCGTCGGCGGCGGGCGCCCGGCCGACCAGCCCACCGGATGGTTCGTCGAACCCACCCTGTTCGCCGATGTCGCCCCCGATTCCACCCTCGCGCAGGAGGAGGTGTTCGGCCCGGTGCTGGGCGTCATCACCTACGCCGACGAGGAGGAGGCGGTGGCGATCGCCAACAACTCCACCTACGGGCTCAGCGGCTCGGTGTTCTCCGCCGACGCACAGCACGCACTCGATGTCGGGAAGCGGATTCGCACCGGGACCATCGAGGTCAACGGTGCGACCGCCGGCTTCTACGCGCCGATCGGCGGATTCAAGAACAGCGGAATAGGGCGCGAGGGCGGTATCGAGGGGTTCGACGAATACGTCGAGGCGAAGTCCTTCGGCCTCCCCGCCGACCTGGCTGCGACGCTGACCGCCTGA
- a CDS encoding TetR/AcrR family transcriptional regulator, translating to MSTTESEDTASPRRTAKSEATRARILSAAGHVLADRGYEHTRLSAIADAAGLQAGSLYYYFDSKEELVEEALRDAVTRSHQQVVAAVDALGDGSTAGEKLFAATRSFIDARMEMGSSSPSLIRHYRALPADVRERLRPHLQAFSALWDRLVADAVAEGAIRDDLDPADLHLFVVHTAEQLSKWPERADRSQADLAETMFRLMLTGIVGDAGTGTAD from the coding sequence ATGTCGACAACCGAATCCGAGGACACCGCCTCTCCGCGACGCACCGCGAAGTCGGAGGCGACGCGCGCCCGCATCCTCTCCGCCGCCGGCCACGTCCTCGCCGATCGCGGCTACGAGCACACCCGACTCTCCGCGATCGCCGACGCCGCCGGCCTCCAAGCCGGCAGCCTCTACTACTACTTCGACTCGAAAGAGGAGCTGGTCGAGGAAGCGCTGCGCGACGCCGTCACCCGGTCGCACCAGCAGGTCGTCGCCGCCGTCGACGCCCTCGGCGACGGCTCGACCGCCGGCGAGAAACTGTTCGCCGCAACCCGCTCCTTCATCGATGCCCGGATGGAGATGGGCAGCTCCTCACCGTCGCTCATCCGGCACTACCGCGCCCTGCCCGCCGACGTCCGCGAACGCCTTCGCCCACACCTGCAGGCCTTCTCCGCACTGTGGGACCGACTGGTCGCCGACGCCGTCGCGGAGGGTGCCATTCGCGACGACCTCGACCCGGCCGACCTGCACCTGTTCGTCGTCCACACCGCCGAGCAGCTCTCCAAGTGGCCCGAGCGGGCGGACCGCTCCCAGGCCGACCTCGCCGAGACCATGTTCCGACTGATGCTCACCGGCATCGTCGGCGACGCGGGGACCGGCACCGCGGACTGA
- a CDS encoding VOC family protein, with product MSRDLQITFDCHDPSALAAFWRDALHYVIPGPPGVDLPVGADPLAAWDEFLARLGVPEGARNERSAVEDPDGRGPRVFFQRVPEGKAAKNRVHLDIRAAPGLTGDERMAALEQECDRLVALGARRLERHEPTPPMAAGHIVMADPEGNEFCLD from the coding sequence ATGAGCCGCGACCTGCAGATCACCTTCGACTGCCACGACCCGAGCGCCTTGGCCGCCTTCTGGCGCGACGCCCTGCACTACGTCATCCCCGGCCCTCCCGGCGTCGATCTGCCGGTCGGCGCCGATCCGCTGGCGGCCTGGGACGAGTTCCTCGCACGTCTCGGCGTGCCGGAGGGAGCCCGCAACGAGCGGTCGGCCGTCGAAGACCCCGATGGCCGGGGTCCGCGCGTGTTCTTCCAGCGGGTCCCGGAGGGCAAGGCGGCGAAGAACCGCGTCCATCTCGACATCCGCGCCGCGCCCGGTCTCACCGGCGACGAGCGGATGGCCGCCCTGGAGCAGGAGTGCGACCGCCTGGTGGCACTCGGCGCACGCCGCCTGGAGCGGCACGAGCCGACGCCGCCGATGGCGGCCGGGCATATCGTGATGGCCGATCCCGAGGGCAACGAGTTCTGCCTGGACTGA
- a CDS encoding acyl-CoA dehydrogenase family protein, whose protein sequence is MPELSSEDFEQVLAQVKQFVRTKVVPREREIADNDAMPDDIRQACKDMGLFGYAIPQEWGGLGCNLAQDVELAMELGYTTLALRSMFGTNNGIAGQVLVNFGTDEQKAQWLEKIASGDVVASFALTEPGAGSNPAGLRTRAVQQDNGDWVIDGEKCFITNAPTADLFVTFARTRPADENGPGIAVFLVPADTEGVSVAQHDAKMGQQGAWTANVAYSGVRVPASAVVGGDVDTGYRAAMISLARGRVHIAALAVGSAQRALDESLRHVAVTTQGGTPIGDFQLVQGHIADMQTGVMAGRALVRDAAAKWVSEEDRRIAPSVAKLYCTEMVGHVADKAVQVHGGSGYMREMPVERIYRDVRLLRLYEGTSEIQRLIIGGGLVKQAKKEAKG, encoded by the coding sequence ATGCCCGAGTTGAGTTCGGAGGATTTCGAGCAGGTTCTCGCCCAGGTCAAACAGTTCGTGCGGACCAAGGTTGTGCCGCGGGAGCGGGAGATCGCCGACAACGACGCGATGCCCGACGACATCCGCCAGGCCTGTAAGGACATGGGGCTGTTCGGCTATGCCATCCCGCAGGAGTGGGGCGGCCTCGGCTGTAACCTCGCCCAGGACGTCGAACTGGCGATGGAACTCGGCTACACCACCCTGGCGCTGCGCTCGATGTTCGGCACCAACAACGGCATCGCCGGCCAGGTGCTCGTCAACTTCGGCACCGACGAGCAGAAGGCGCAGTGGCTGGAGAAGATCGCCTCCGGCGACGTGGTGGCCTCCTTCGCGCTGACCGAGCCCGGCGCCGGCTCCAACCCGGCCGGCCTGCGCACCCGAGCAGTACAGCAGGACAACGGCGACTGGGTCATCGACGGGGAGAAGTGCTTCATCACCAACGCCCCCACCGCCGATTTGTTCGTCACCTTCGCCCGCACCCGGCCGGCCGACGAGAACGGACCCGGCATCGCCGTGTTCCTGGTCCCGGCGGATACCGAGGGCGTCTCGGTGGCGCAGCACGACGCCAAGATGGGGCAGCAGGGCGCGTGGACCGCGAACGTCGCGTACTCCGGGGTGCGCGTACCGGCGTCGGCCGTCGTCGGCGGCGATGTCGACACCGGCTACCGGGCCGCGATGATCTCCCTGGCCCGCGGCCGTGTCCACATCGCCGCGCTGGCCGTCGGCTCGGCCCAGCGGGCGTTGGACGAATCGCTGCGCCACGTCGCAGTGACCACTCAGGGCGGTACCCCCATCGGGGACTTCCAACTGGTGCAGGGACATATCGCCGACATGCAGACCGGGGTCATGGCCGGACGCGCCCTGGTCCGCGATGCGGCGGCCAAGTGGGTGAGCGAGGAGGACCGTCGCATCGCGCCGTCGGTCGCCAAGCTCTACTGCACCGAGATGGTCGGCCACGTCGCCGACAAAGCCGTCCAAGTCCACGGCGGCTCCGGCTATATGCGGGAGATGCCCGTCGAACGCATCTACCGCGACGTCCGCCTCCTGCGCCTCTACGAGGGCACCAGCGAGATCCAACGCCTCATCATCGGCGGCGGACTGGTCAAACAAGCCAAGAAGGAAGCCAAAGGCTAG